One window of the Pseudofrankia sp. DC12 genome contains the following:
- a CDS encoding serine/threonine-protein kinase has translation MRRLGSQYVLHTPLGRGASGEVWRGSREADGSPVAVKILRAELTEDADVVDRFLRERRVLLGFEHPHLVRVRDLVAEGGTLAIVMDLVEGTDLRRYLRASGPLDPVAAVTLTDQVLDALTVVHGQGVVHRDVKPENILVDTTDPGRPQAMLTDFGIARLTYGAAITRRTGLIGTPRYMAPELSGQTRATPAADLYSLGIVLYELLSGRAPFDADHPVAILRAHLEQAPEPLDGLPGTLWPTLARLLAKSPADRPATAGDARAELTTALTATPSPGRAASAADPAARSAPRRDTAVQDTPGLTPQHDETILSPRPDGFPPPLGEVTSRTEFASMAPAALDAEAGPAAARRPGPKRPARLTAVAVVAAAVLLTAGSWALAAAVGSRHGSGGTTPLAATRAATTSPPTAASAGAAVPAVGPSASVAASPTDRPNDAPAAGASAPGQVQPADDSRATVPDVRKLALDQAAATLKQAGFDNIPYLYGCYSDSPAGTVVRQDPASGARAARTDPVHLYLEANNCGTVPDVRGLTLDGAAAALKARGLSNIPYVYECLGSTDLGVVVRQSPAPGTTQTATDPVNLELQANDC, from the coding sequence GTGCGCCGGCTTGGTTCCCAGTACGTCCTGCACACGCCGTTGGGCCGGGGCGCCAGTGGCGAGGTCTGGCGTGGCAGCCGTGAGGCGGACGGCAGCCCGGTCGCCGTCAAGATCTTACGCGCGGAGCTCACCGAGGACGCCGACGTCGTCGACCGGTTCCTGCGCGAACGCCGGGTGCTGCTCGGCTTCGAGCACCCGCACCTCGTCAGGGTCCGCGACCTGGTCGCCGAGGGTGGCACCCTGGCGATCGTCATGGACCTGGTCGAGGGCACCGACCTGCGCCGCTACCTGCGCGCGTCCGGGCCGCTCGACCCGGTGGCCGCGGTCACGCTGACCGACCAGGTGCTGGACGCGCTCACCGTCGTGCACGGCCAGGGCGTGGTCCACCGGGACGTCAAGCCGGAGAACATCCTCGTCGACACGACCGACCCGGGCCGCCCCCAGGCGATGCTCACCGACTTCGGGATCGCCAGGCTCACCTACGGCGCCGCGATCACCCGGCGCACCGGCCTGATCGGTACCCCGCGGTACATGGCCCCGGAGCTGTCCGGGCAGACGCGGGCCACCCCCGCCGCCGACCTGTACAGCCTCGGCATCGTCCTCTACGAGCTGCTCAGCGGCCGGGCGCCTTTCGACGCCGACCACCCGGTCGCGATCCTGCGGGCACACCTGGAGCAGGCGCCCGAGCCGCTCGACGGCCTGCCCGGGACGCTGTGGCCGACGCTCGCGCGGCTGCTCGCCAAGTCGCCGGCCGACCGCCCGGCGACGGCCGGCGACGCCCGCGCCGAGCTCACGACCGCGCTCACCGCGACCCCCAGCCCCGGCCGCGCCGCCTCCGCGGCCGACCCGGCCGCGAGATCCGCCCCGCGGCGCGACACGGCGGTGCAGGACACCCCCGGCCTGACACCCCAGCACGACGAGACGATCCTCTCGCCCCGGCCCGACGGGTTCCCGCCGCCGCTCGGCGAGGTCACGTCGCGGACCGAGTTCGCGTCGATGGCACCCGCGGCCCTCGACGCCGAGGCCGGCCCCGCGGCCGCGCGGCGACCCGGCCCGAAGCGCCCCGCCCGGCTGACCGCGGTCGCGGTCGTCGCGGCGGCCGTCCTGCTCACCGCCGGTTCGTGGGCCCTCGCGGCGGCCGTCGGCAGCCGCCACGGCTCGGGCGGCACCACTCCCCTTGCCGCCACGCGCGCCGCCACGACGAGCCCGCCGACGGCGGCCTCGGCTGGCGCCGCGGTGCCAGCCGTTGGGCCGAGCGCCTCGGTCGCCGCCAGTCCCACCGACCGGCCCAACGACGCGCCGGCCGCCGGCGCCTCAGCGCCCGGCCAGGTCCAGCCGGCCGACGACAGCCGCGCCACCGTGCCCGACGTGCGCAAGCTGGCCCTCGACCAGGCGGCGGCCACCCTGAAACAGGCCGGGTTCGACAACATTCCCTACCTGTACGGCTGCTACTCGGACAGCCCCGCCGGCACCGTCGTCCGCCAGGATCCGGCGTCCGGCGCCCGCGCGGCGCGCACCGACCCCGTCCACCTCTACCTGGAGGCGAACAACTGCGGGACGGTGCCCGACGTCCGCGGCCTGACGCTCGACGGCGCGGCCGCCGCCCTCAAGGCCCGCGGCCTCAGCAACATCCCGTACGTCTACGAGTGCCTGGGCTCAACGGACCTCGGCGTCGTCGTCCGCCAGTCCCCCGCCCCCGGCACCACCCAGACAGCCACCGACCCGGTCAACCTGGAGCTCCAGGCCAACGACTGCTGA
- a CDS encoding GGDEF domain-containing protein, with product MAASGTGWLGSAGRIVAALDRPLRAQAGTLTVGAAVSTAYPGPLRTVRAADLAMYDAKRHGRVRVALGGADGSVRPIDAAARPAGDEPENPGDDPDEPDKAGERPGAN from the coding sequence GTGGCGGCCTCCGGGACCGGCTGGCTCGGCTCGGCCGGTCGGATCGTCGCCGCGCTGGACCGGCCGCTGCGGGCCCAGGCGGGCACGCTGACGGTCGGGGCGGCGGTCTCCACCGCCTACCCCGGCCCGCTGCGGACGGTCCGGGCCGCCGACCTGGCGATGTACGACGCCAAGCGGCACGGCCGGGTCCGCGTCGCCCTCGGCGGCGCGGACGGGTCCGTCCGGCCGATCGACGCCGCGGCCCGGCCGGCCGGCGACGAGCCCGAGAATCCGGGCGACGACCCGGATGAGCCCGACAAAGCCGGCGAGCGTCCCGGGGCCAACTGA
- a CDS encoding EAL domain-containing protein codes for MRTMDSDISPRPTEGSGTEQSVLALLSVARHRLGMEVSWLDRRTQDHGLVTDLVDAPGPPPGIIPGFADCSPGTTAGNAMHHREPFVVAMADRCAWPDVRELASRNGARAYAGAPVVLCNGSVYGILGCASRSHLPVPRDRDAHLLALLAGVLADCLWPSPATAQTRDQVWLRVQTLIDDGGPDIVYQPVYDVIDGSVAVVEALSRFPAGSGGPEQWFLDAESVGLGRELETAAVRNALRVLPDLPAPAVLSVNASPSVITSRGLADLFAAVPAGHLAVEVTEHARIDDYATVRTIREELRGQGIRIALDDFGAGYCGLQRMLELRPDYVKIDRALISRIDVDPAYEVLARAVVTLSREIGALVIAEGIETAAQLDRVSRVGIRYAQGFHLARPSPRLVLASR; via the coding sequence ATGAGGACGATGGATTCTGATATCTCGCCGCGGCCCACCGAAGGCTCGGGCACGGAGCAGAGCGTGCTGGCCCTGCTTTCCGTGGCGCGCCACCGGCTCGGCATGGAGGTCTCCTGGCTGGACCGGCGGACCCAGGACCACGGCCTCGTCACCGACCTCGTCGACGCCCCAGGCCCGCCGCCCGGAATCATCCCCGGGTTCGCCGACTGCTCACCCGGGACGACCGCCGGGAACGCGATGCACCACCGCGAGCCCTTCGTCGTCGCGATGGCCGACCGGTGCGCCTGGCCGGACGTGCGGGAGCTGGCCAGCCGCAACGGCGCGCGTGCGTATGCCGGCGCCCCGGTGGTGCTGTGCAACGGCTCGGTCTACGGGATCCTCGGCTGCGCCAGCCGGTCGCACCTGCCCGTCCCGCGTGACCGTGACGCGCATCTTCTCGCCCTGCTCGCCGGTGTCCTCGCCGACTGCCTGTGGCCAAGCCCCGCGACCGCCCAGACCCGGGACCAGGTGTGGCTGCGGGTCCAGACGCTGATAGACGACGGCGGCCCGGACATCGTCTACCAGCCGGTCTACGACGTCATCGACGGCTCCGTCGCGGTCGTCGAGGCGCTCTCCCGCTTCCCGGCCGGCTCCGGCGGTCCCGAGCAATGGTTCCTCGACGCCGAGTCGGTCGGCCTCGGCCGCGAGCTGGAGACGGCCGCCGTCCGCAACGCCCTGCGCGTGCTGCCCGACCTGCCGGCGCCGGCGGTGCTGTCGGTCAACGCCTCCCCGTCCGTGATCACCTCGCGCGGCCTGGCCGACCTGTTCGCGGCCGTCCCCGCCGGGCACCTGGCCGTCGAGGTGACCGAGCACGCCCGCATCGACGACTACGCCACGGTCCGCACGATCCGGGAGGAGCTGCGCGGCCAGGGCATCCGGATCGCCCTGGACGACTTCGGCGCCGGCTACTGCGGCCTGCAGCGGATGCTGGAGCTGCGGCCGGACTACGTCAAGATCGACCGGGCGCTGATCTCCAGGATCGACGTCGACCCCGCGTACGAGGTGCTGGCCCGCGCGGTGGTCACGCTGAGCCGGGAGATCGGGGCGTTGGTCATCGCCGAGGGGATCGAGACCGCGGCACAGCTCGACCGCGTCTCCAGGGTCGGCATCCGGTACGCGCAGGGCTTCCACCTGGCCCGGCCGTCACCTCGGCTGGTCCTCGCCAGCCGGTGA
- a CDS encoding acyl-CoA dehydrogenase family protein → MDEAAQAASTAKLLAGEAGLAGGRAAVQILGGMGFTWEMLPHYFLKRAWVLEHQFGTTSWHAARLAESLAAEIAAP, encoded by the coding sequence GTGGACGAGGCCGCCCAGGCCGCCAGCACGGCCAAGCTGCTGGCTGGCGAGGCCGGCCTCGCCGGGGGCCGGGCCGCCGTGCAGATCCTCGGCGGGATGGGCTTCACCTGGGAGATGCTTCCCCACTACTTCCTCAAGCGGGCCTGGGTGCTGGAGCACCAGTTCGGCACCACGTCGTGGCACGCCGCCCGGCTCGCCGAGTCCCTGGCGGCCGAGATCGCGGCGCCATGA
- a CDS encoding fatty acid--CoA ligase family protein yields the protein MGDPNPALSGRLGQVFALDPAAPAVEFERHWHSWGELAATADAVEPHVAAGERVALLLRNRPAQLGLLLGLLRAGACVVAASPGRGVDRVRADLDGLAVATVAGAPEDLETFAPRVRWFASGALGTVSVTGGPAATAEADLRPGVAVEMLTSGTTGPPKRVPLSYETFARVLAGAKHYERGTDTRVRLRTGAVIVNAPLVHLGGLFRVLQCVNDGRAFCLLERFRVDEWLDAVRRHRPATVSLVPAALRMVLDAGLDRADLASVRSVISGTAPLAPEDADAFQERYGIPVLTSYAATEFGGGVAGWNLADHERYWATKRGSVGRAHAGCRLRVVDADTGAELGPGSPGLLEIQAHQLGDGAGWVRTTDLARLDADGFLWILGRADQAIIRGGFKVHPGDVRAALERDPRVRGAAVVARPDPRLGAVPVAAVELRPGAGAVSADELLAQAATVLARYELPDELRILDALPRTPSGKPDLGAVHALFTTHG from the coding sequence ATGGGCGACCCGAATCCCGCGCTCAGCGGCCGCCTCGGCCAGGTGTTCGCACTGGACCCGGCGGCTCCCGCGGTCGAGTTCGAGCGTCACTGGCACAGCTGGGGCGAGCTGGCCGCCACCGCGGACGCGGTCGAGCCGCACGTGGCGGCCGGCGAGCGCGTCGCGCTGCTGCTGCGCAACCGGCCCGCCCAGCTCGGCCTGCTGCTCGGCCTGCTGCGGGCCGGGGCCTGCGTCGTCGCGGCCAGCCCGGGACGCGGCGTCGACCGGGTCCGCGCCGACCTCGACGGCCTCGCCGTCGCGACCGTCGCGGGCGCACCCGAGGACCTTGAGACCTTCGCCCCTCGGGTGCGCTGGTTCGCCAGCGGCGCCCTCGGCACCGTCAGCGTCACCGGCGGGCCCGCGGCGACGGCTGAGGCGGACCTGCGCCCCGGCGTCGCCGTCGAGATGCTCACCAGCGGCACGACCGGGCCGCCCAAGCGAGTGCCGCTGAGCTACGAGACGTTCGCCCGCGTGCTCGCCGGCGCCAAGCACTACGAGCGCGGCACCGACACCCGGGTCCGGCTGCGCACCGGGGCCGTCATCGTCAACGCGCCGCTGGTGCATCTCGGCGGCCTGTTCCGGGTGCTGCAGTGCGTCAACGACGGCCGGGCGTTCTGCCTGCTCGAACGGTTCCGCGTCGACGAGTGGCTGGACGCGGTCCGCCGCCACCGGCCGGCGACCGTCAGCCTGGTGCCGGCCGCGCTGCGGATGGTCCTCGACGCAGGCCTCGACCGCGCCGACCTCGCCTCGGTCCGCTCGGTCATCTCCGGCACCGCGCCGCTGGCGCCCGAGGACGCCGACGCCTTCCAGGAGCGGTACGGCATACCGGTGCTGACCTCCTATGCCGCGACCGAGTTCGGCGGCGGGGTCGCCGGCTGGAACCTCGCCGACCACGAGCGGTACTGGGCGACCAAGCGCGGCAGCGTCGGGCGGGCGCACGCGGGCTGCCGGCTGCGCGTCGTCGACGCCGACACCGGGGCCGAGCTCGGGCCCGGCTCCCCCGGCCTGCTGGAGATCCAGGCGCACCAGCTCGGCGACGGCGCCGGGTGGGTCCGGACCACCGACCTCGCCCGCCTCGACGCCGACGGCTTCCTGTGGATTCTCGGGCGCGCCGACCAGGCCATCATCCGCGGCGGCTTCAAGGTGCACCCGGGCGACGTCCGGGCGGCGCTCGAACGCGACCCCCGGGTGCGCGGCGCCGCCGTGGTCGCCCGGCCCGACCCCCGGCTCGGTGCCGTCCCGGTCGCCGCGGTCGAGCTGCGCCCCGGGGCGGGTGCGGTCAGCGCGGACGAGCTGCTCGCCCAGGCAGCGACCGTGCTCGCCCGCTACGAGCTGCCCGACGAGCTGCGCATCCTCGACGCGCTGCCGCGGACCCCGTCCGGCAAGCCCGACCTCGGCGCGGTCCACGCCCTGTTCACCACGCACGGCTGA
- a CDS encoding NAD(P)-dependent alcohol dehydrogenase: protein MKMTAAVLRQADGPYVLEEVELDPPGAGELLVRVVGAGLCHTDVVPRGTASFSPPPIITGHEGAGVVEAVGAGVDRVAVGDHVVLSFDTCGDCAKCRGGRPPYCDQFLLRNLLGRRVDGSTGVRDAAGGEIASRWFGQSSFATYCVAAERNVVVVDKALPLEKLGPLGCGILTGAGSVLVQLAVPAGASLVVFGAGAVGLSAIMAAKAVGAATIIAVDLHAHRLELATELGATHVLDGAAADLVQQVQALTGGGAEFGFDTTGNVAVIGNAIGALRQGGHCGLVGIQTEPITLDPVALIGKTVSGILEGGADPRVVIPMLIDWWRAGEFPFDRLIETFPLDEINAAEEASLSGKVVKPVLLPPAPPA from the coding sequence ATGAAGATGACCGCGGCGGTGCTGCGCCAGGCTGACGGGCCGTACGTGCTGGAGGAGGTCGAGCTCGACCCGCCGGGGGCGGGCGAGCTGCTGGTCCGCGTGGTCGGGGCGGGCCTCTGCCACACGGACGTCGTGCCGCGCGGAACCGCGTCGTTCTCGCCACCCCCGATCATCACCGGGCACGAGGGCGCCGGGGTGGTCGAGGCTGTCGGCGCCGGCGTGGACCGGGTGGCGGTCGGCGACCACGTCGTGCTGTCGTTCGACACCTGCGGCGACTGCGCGAAATGCCGCGGCGGCCGACCGCCCTACTGCGACCAGTTCCTGCTCCGCAACCTGCTGGGGCGCCGGGTCGACGGCAGCACGGGGGTCCGGGACGCGGCCGGTGGTGAGATCGCCTCCCGCTGGTTCGGCCAGTCCTCGTTCGCGACCTACTGCGTCGCGGCGGAACGCAACGTCGTGGTGGTCGACAAGGCCCTGCCGCTGGAGAAGCTGGGGCCGCTCGGCTGCGGCATCCTGACCGGCGCGGGCTCGGTGCTGGTCCAGCTGGCCGTGCCGGCCGGCGCGAGCCTCGTGGTGTTCGGCGCGGGGGCGGTGGGGCTGTCCGCCATCATGGCGGCCAAGGCCGTCGGCGCGGCCACGATCATCGCGGTCGACCTGCACGCCCACCGGCTGGAGCTGGCCACCGAGCTCGGCGCCACCCACGTGCTCGACGGGGCCGCGGCCGACCTCGTCCAGCAGGTCCAGGCGCTGACCGGCGGCGGCGCCGAGTTCGGCTTCGACACCACCGGCAACGTCGCCGTCATCGGCAACGCGATCGGAGCGCTGCGCCAGGGCGGCCACTGCGGCCTGGTCGGCATCCAGACCGAGCCGATCACCCTCGACCCGGTCGCGCTGATCGGCAAGACCGTGTCGGGCATCCTGGAGGGCGGCGCCGACCCGAGGGTCGTCATCCCCATGCTGATCGACTGGTGGCGGGCCGGCGAGTTCCCGTTCGACCGGCTGATCGAGACCTTCCCGCTCGACGAGATCAACGCCGCCGAGGAGGCGTCGCTGTCAGGCAAGGTCGTCAAGCCCGTACTGCTCCCGCCCGCGCCGCCGGCCTAG
- a CDS encoding GntR family transcriptional regulator, producing the protein MVAERQGARGSERPGLREKPQQIADELRRLIVTGELADGESLGHEPDLVERFGVSRPSLREALRILEAEGLITVRRGVLGGIVAHQPNGRMTARTAALLLQARNVPLADVYDARGLIEPVAARLLAQSRSRRSAAAELRRLTAEQLEVIDDPDAFGRANSAFHAQLVELAGNQTLSIVAEMLSEIVARAVAAASQPDDGKDAAATRARGLRSQARLAVLVEAGDAAAAEAHWAEHMKVVGRVLVAQRAKTVIDLMQHY; encoded by the coding sequence ATGGTGGCCGAGCGCCAGGGAGCCCGCGGCAGCGAGCGCCCCGGGCTTCGCGAGAAGCCGCAGCAGATCGCCGATGAGCTCCGGCGGCTCATCGTCACCGGCGAGCTGGCCGACGGCGAGTCCCTCGGGCACGAGCCCGACCTCGTCGAGCGCTTCGGCGTCTCCCGCCCGTCGCTGCGCGAGGCGCTGCGCATCCTGGAGGCCGAAGGCCTGATCACCGTGAGGCGCGGCGTGCTCGGCGGCATCGTCGCCCACCAGCCCAACGGCCGAATGACCGCGCGCACCGCGGCGCTGCTGCTGCAGGCGCGCAACGTGCCGCTCGCCGACGTCTACGACGCCCGCGGCCTGATCGAGCCTGTCGCCGCCCGGCTGCTCGCCCAGTCCCGGTCCCGCCGGTCGGCGGCGGCTGAGCTGCGGCGGCTCACCGCCGAGCAGCTCGAGGTCATCGACGACCCGGACGCCTTCGGCCGGGCCAACTCCGCCTTCCACGCCCAGCTCGTCGAGCTTGCCGGGAACCAGACCCTGAGCATCGTCGCCGAGATGCTGAGCGAGATCGTCGCGCGCGCCGTCGCCGCCGCCAGCCAGCCGGACGACGGCAAGGACGCCGCCGCGACCCGCGCCCGCGGCCTGCGCTCGCAGGCCCGGCTGGCCGTCCTCGTCGAGGCCGGCGACGCCGCGGCCGCCGAGGCCCACTGGGCCGAGCACATGAAGGTCGTCGGGCGGGTCCTGGTCGCGCAGCGGGCGAAGACCGTGATCGACCTCATGCAGCACTACTGA
- a CDS encoding enoyl-CoA hydratase/isomerase family protein yields MGFETIQYEVADRVATITFDRPDRLNALSPAMIRELRQAYADAEADDDVWLLLVTGNGRAFCTGADVGEIPADGRVIYDEPYLSTFPQWEAPQEGTPPFRSMTKPILTAVNGLCCGAGLDLVTTGDIVIASDRAEFFDPHVSIGLVAGRETVRLARALPTTVALRMALMGRHERMPAQRAYELGLVSEVVEHDRLLERAYEIAATVNRNAPLAVRGTRLAIRRGLDLPTHDAEVMAETFRERVVRTDDAKEGPAAFLQKRQPVWKCQ; encoded by the coding sequence ATGGGATTCGAGACGATCCAGTACGAGGTCGCCGACCGCGTCGCGACGATCACCTTCGACCGGCCGGACCGGCTCAACGCGCTGAGCCCGGCCATGATCCGCGAGCTGCGCCAGGCGTACGCCGACGCTGAGGCCGACGACGACGTCTGGCTGCTGCTGGTGACCGGCAACGGCCGGGCGTTCTGCACGGGCGCCGACGTCGGCGAGATCCCCGCCGACGGCCGGGTGATCTACGACGAGCCCTACCTGTCGACGTTCCCGCAGTGGGAGGCGCCACAGGAGGGCACCCCGCCGTTCCGGTCGATGACGAAGCCGATCCTGACCGCCGTCAACGGGTTGTGCTGCGGCGCCGGCCTGGATCTCGTCACCACCGGCGACATCGTGATCGCCTCCGACCGGGCCGAGTTCTTCGACCCGCACGTGAGCATCGGGCTGGTCGCGGGCCGCGAGACCGTCCGGCTGGCCCGGGCGCTGCCGACCACCGTCGCGCTGCGGATGGCGCTGATGGGCCGCCACGAGCGGATGCCCGCGCAGCGCGCCTACGAGCTGGGGCTCGTCTCCGAGGTCGTCGAGCACGACCGGCTGTTGGAGCGGGCCTACGAGATCGCGGCCACCGTCAACCGCAACGCCCCGCTGGCGGTGCGCGGCACCCGGCTGGCGATCCGCCGCGGGCTGGACCTGCCGACGCACGACGCCGAGGTGATGGCGGAGACGTTCCGCGAGCGGGTCGTGCGCACCGACGACGCCAAGGAGGGCCCGGCGGCCTTCCTGCAGAAGCGCCAGCCGGTCTGGAAATGCCAGTGA
- a CDS encoding AMP-binding protein yields MTAPGQTRTTPDEPAPPADWSLPALLDVITAAAPDREMLVWGDVRRTYAEVRGRTRRLGAFLARAGLGARRERAGLERWECGQSPVAVLLSNCPEYVEAMIGAYRARAVPFNVNHHYNSHEIGALLAAVGAEAVVYHRRLGPLLAAATPLGGRLLLDVDDGSGVAPLPASTPYEQALAAVSDAEADALPAPSPDDLYLVCTGGTTGKPKGVLWRQGDVYVAAMGGFEGATAERVAALVAVPGGPAGARSRGGAWFAVPPLMHSAAQWTAFAGLALGVTLVLHDDSTPFDPGAVLAVAARERVTMMTIVGDAYARPLVEKLRASTYELSALTSLSTGGATTSAALKQALLELLPHLTIVDGYGASETGGMAFGASTKNAQTRQFTLGPGGAVLSADRSRFLRTDEDEIGWTARVGRVPLGYLNDSERTEQTFPIVDGRRITVPGDRARYDPDGSGKIVMLGRDAMVVNTGGEKVFVEEVEEALRRHPDILDALVVGRPSERFGEEVVALVQPRPGASLSPSEVREYASRTVARFKAPRAVLLCGTIGRHATGKADYTWARTAALEAVPATT; encoded by the coding sequence GTGACCGCGCCCGGCCAGACCCGGACGACGCCCGACGAGCCGGCCCCGCCGGCGGACTGGTCACTCCCCGCGCTGCTGGACGTGATCACGGCGGCGGCGCCCGACCGGGAGATGCTGGTCTGGGGGGACGTCCGGCGCACCTACGCCGAGGTGCGCGGCCGCACCCGTCGCCTCGGCGCCTTCCTCGCCCGCGCAGGGCTGGGCGCCCGCCGCGAGCGGGCCGGTCTGGAGCGCTGGGAGTGCGGCCAGAGCCCGGTCGCGGTCCTGCTGTCCAACTGCCCCGAGTACGTCGAGGCGATGATCGGCGCCTACCGGGCGCGGGCCGTACCGTTCAACGTCAACCACCACTACAACTCCCACGAGATCGGCGCCCTGCTGGCGGCCGTCGGCGCCGAGGCGGTCGTCTACCACCGCCGGCTGGGCCCGCTGCTCGCCGCCGCCACCCCGCTCGGCGGCCGGCTGCTGCTCGACGTCGACGACGGCTCGGGAGTCGCGCCACTGCCCGCCTCCACCCCGTACGAGCAGGCGCTCGCGGCGGTGAGCGACGCCGAGGCCGATGCCCTGCCGGCACCCTCGCCCGACGACCTCTACCTGGTCTGCACCGGCGGCACCACCGGCAAGCCCAAGGGGGTGCTGTGGCGCCAGGGTGACGTCTACGTCGCCGCGATGGGTGGCTTCGAGGGCGCCACGGCCGAGCGGGTCGCCGCGCTCGTGGCCGTGCCCGGCGGTCCCGCTGGGGCGAGGTCACGCGGCGGTGCCTGGTTCGCCGTGCCACCGCTCATGCACAGCGCCGCGCAGTGGACGGCTTTCGCCGGCCTCGCCCTCGGTGTCACGCTGGTCCTGCACGACGACAGCACGCCGTTCGACCCCGGCGCGGTCCTCGCCGTCGCCGCGCGTGAGCGGGTCACGATGATGACGATCGTCGGCGACGCCTACGCCCGCCCGCTCGTCGAGAAGCTGCGGGCCAGCACCTACGAGCTCTCCGCGCTGACCAGCCTGAGCACGGGCGGGGCGACGACCAGCGCGGCGCTCAAGCAGGCGCTGCTGGAGCTGCTGCCCCACCTGACGATCGTCGACGGCTACGGCGCGTCCGAGACCGGCGGGATGGCGTTCGGCGCCTCGACGAAGAACGCGCAGACCCGCCAGTTCACCCTCGGGCCGGGCGGCGCCGTGCTGTCCGCCGACCGGTCGCGGTTCCTGCGCACCGACGAGGACGAGATCGGCTGGACCGCCCGTGTCGGACGGGTGCCACTCGGCTACCTGAACGACTCGGAACGGACCGAGCAGACGTTCCCGATCGTCGACGGCCGGCGGATCACCGTCCCCGGCGACCGGGCCCGCTATGACCCGGACGGCTCCGGGAAGATCGTCATGCTCGGCCGCGACGCGATGGTCGTCAACACCGGCGGGGAGAAGGTGTTCGTCGAGGAGGTCGAGGAGGCGCTGCGGCGCCACCCGGACATCCTCGACGCCCTCGTCGTCGGCCGGCCCAGCGAGCGGTTCGGCGAGGAGGTCGTCGCCCTCGTCCAGCCCCGGCCAGGGGCCTCGCTGTCTCCCAGCGAGGTACGCGAGTACGCCAGCCGGACCGTCGCCCGGTTCAAGGCGCCGCGCGCGGTGCTGCTGTGCGGGACGATCGGCCGCCACGCCACCGGCAAGGCCGACTACACCTGGGCCAGGACGGCCGCCCTGGAGGCCGTGCCGGCGACCACCTGA
- a CDS encoding enoyl-CoA hydratase-related protein: MAAMFVERQDGLVTVTFNRPEKKNALNAESWADLDRVLTEVTTNPDDRALVLTGAGGNFSSGADLSGSGDAASGLTGRGRQAILHEMRVVGDIINRLHRLPKPTLAVVDGVCVGVALGIALACDLVLASDRARFCEVFARRGLALDGGTSWTLPRHVGLRRAKQLAFFGDILGAEDALDWGLINEVVPAGELPKTAGAWGRRLAAGPTTTLSLIKRQLDAAGSLTFEQALEDEARSQHIAYTTKDMAEGIRSFLERREPRFTGR; the protein is encoded by the coding sequence ATGGCGGCCATGTTCGTCGAACGCCAGGACGGTCTGGTCACCGTCACGTTCAACCGCCCGGAGAAGAAGAACGCGCTGAACGCCGAGAGCTGGGCCGACCTCGACCGGGTGCTGACCGAGGTCACGACCAATCCGGACGACCGCGCGCTGGTCCTGACCGGCGCGGGCGGGAACTTCTCCTCGGGCGCCGACCTGTCCGGCAGCGGCGACGCCGCCAGCGGGCTGACCGGCCGTGGCCGCCAGGCGATCCTGCACGAGATGCGGGTCGTCGGCGACATCATCAACCGGCTGCACCGGCTGCCCAAGCCGACCCTGGCCGTCGTCGACGGCGTCTGCGTCGGCGTTGCCCTCGGGATCGCGCTGGCCTGCGACCTGGTGCTCGCCAGCGACCGGGCCCGGTTCTGCGAGGTGTTCGCGCGCCGTGGGCTCGCGCTCGACGGGGGCACGTCCTGGACGCTGCCCCGCCACGTCGGCCTGCGCCGGGCCAAGCAGCTCGCGTTCTTCGGCGACATCCTCGGGGCCGAGGACGCGCTGGACTGGGGCCTGATCAACGAGGTCGTGCCGGCCGGCGAGCTGCCGAAGACGGCCGGAGCCTGGGGCCGCCGGCTCGCGGCCGGGCCGACCACCACGCTCAGCCTGATCAAGCGCCAGCTCGACGCCGCCGGCTCGCTCACCTTCGAGCAGGCGCTCGAGGACGAGGCCCGTTCCCAGCACATCGCTTACACGACCAAGGACATGGCCGAGGGCATCCGCTCGTTCCTGGAGCGGCGCGAGCCCCGCTTCACCGGCCGCTGA